The following are encoded together in the Tepidiforma bonchosmolovskayae genome:
- a CDS encoding CZB domain-containing protein: MPVSTDVITKAIAAHGQWKQRLRDACATGKSDFRPEVVKTDNACDLGKWIYSEAKVQMPGHPGVEEVRRLHAEFHQEAAKVLSLALLGKRAEAEAAMAMGSPYSKVSTALVNALKKLQAA, from the coding sequence ATGCCCGTCAGCACCGATGTCATCACCAAGGCCATCGCCGCCCACGGCCAGTGGAAGCAGCGCCTGCGCGACGCCTGCGCCACCGGCAAGAGCGACTTCCGCCCGGAAGTCGTCAAGACCGATAACGCCTGCGACCTCGGCAAGTGGATTTACAGCGAGGCGAAGGTCCAGATGCCCGGCCACCCCGGCGTCGAAGAGGTCCGCAGGCTCCACGCCGAGTTCCACCAGGAGGCCGCGAAAGTCCTCTCCCTCGCTCTCCTCGGGAAGCGCGCCGAAGCCGAGGCGGCGATGGCGATGGGCTCCCCCTACAGCAAGGTCTCGACCGCACTCGTCAACGCCCTGAAGAAGCTCCAGGCCGCCTGA
- a CDS encoding HAD family hydrolase: MRYRLLAIDLDGTLLNGAGGLTPRTAEALLRAAAAGLVVAPATARWYQAAVRPFAAAGLEVAAIASAGADVRAPGGRTVAQAPLPEEFARFIAELCDRAGWPATVALPDFAYRRANELPPWAANAPEWLRPVTSLREADLRGALAVLAEPGAEDPHLAELRAWRDRVELFDALAFTGDGMVSVTAKGVDKGAGLRALCAALGIDPAEAVAIGDSEVDVPMFEAAGLAVAVATGTPAALSAAREVIAGPEEEGVAQFIEELLRRG, translated from the coding sequence ATGCGGTATCGGCTGCTGGCTATCGACCTCGACGGCACGCTGCTGAACGGGGCGGGCGGGCTGACGCCGCGGACGGCGGAGGCGCTGCTCCGGGCGGCGGCGGCGGGACTGGTGGTGGCGCCGGCGACGGCACGCTGGTACCAAGCGGCGGTCCGGCCGTTTGCGGCGGCGGGGCTGGAGGTGGCCGCGATCGCCTCGGCGGGGGCCGATGTGCGCGCGCCGGGCGGGCGGACGGTCGCGCAGGCGCCGCTGCCGGAGGAGTTCGCGCGGTTCATCGCGGAGCTGTGCGACCGGGCGGGATGGCCGGCGACGGTGGCGCTGCCGGATTTCGCCTACCGGCGGGCGAACGAGCTGCCGCCATGGGCGGCGAACGCGCCGGAGTGGCTGCGGCCGGTGACCTCGCTGCGGGAGGCCGACCTGCGCGGGGCCCTGGCGGTGCTGGCTGAGCCGGGGGCCGAGGACCCGCACCTCGCAGAGCTGCGGGCGTGGCGCGACCGGGTGGAGCTGTTCGATGCGCTGGCGTTCACGGGCGACGGGATGGTGAGCGTGACGGCGAAGGGCGTCGATAAGGGGGCCGGGCTGCGGGCGCTCTGCGCGGCGCTGGGGATCGACCCGGCGGAGGCCGTCGCCATCGGCGATTCGGAGGTGGATGTGCCGATGTTCGAAGCGGCGGGGCTGGCGGTTGCGGTCGCGACGGGCACGCCGGCTGCGCTGTCAGCCGCGCGGGAGGTGATCGCCGGGCCTGAGGAGGAAGGGGTCGCGCAGTTTATCGAGGAGCTGCTGCGGCGCGGGTGA
- a CDS encoding DNA cytosine methyltransferase, with translation MNTDPNLTYVDLFAGCGGLSLGLEKAGFRGILAVEKSPMAAETYYHNFIQRLPVGDAGARQWKAYCEQPLRSQFEAGLIVDEVAALLREPTLLEELRRRDVDLVAGGPPCQGFSMAGRRDPHDARNQLPWQFLDVVEAIEPKAVLIENVVGIGQDFVKNGAKAPFRELAEALASTGPRYVVQPMRLNAMHFGVPQHRPRMFLVGLRTDVARAAGLSGSLPFYVSGQLPPSPLCPVPSVNRPLTVRHALWDLVDVDGELQYAADCGDLSYMCSPGRYAWTMRCSPEWLPPALPEAAPPSRPLNATQRKHSPPIELRFRLYQYFDAVGIRPGLLNVAADPGLDGNSRVEVVEHFLRAAPVPAIAPDGTVLAENKQELVALVVAAATKKHSQRPMRWDEPSPTVMSLPDDFVHPRYPRTFTVRELARLQSFPDNFEFRSKETTGSERRKFEVPQYTQVGNAVPPLLAKAVGQTLASQIRKAKDA, from the coding sequence GTGAACACGGACCCAAACCTCACCTACGTCGACCTGTTTGCTGGATGCGGGGGGCTCTCCCTCGGTCTCGAGAAGGCCGGGTTCCGGGGCATCCTGGCCGTTGAGAAGTCCCCCATGGCCGCAGAGACGTACTACCACAACTTCATCCAGCGTCTCCCCGTGGGCGACGCCGGCGCCAGGCAATGGAAAGCTTACTGCGAGCAGCCGCTTCGCTCCCAGTTCGAAGCGGGTCTAATCGTCGACGAAGTCGCTGCGCTGCTCCGGGAGCCGACGTTGCTGGAGGAGCTCCGCAGGCGCGATGTCGACCTCGTCGCCGGTGGGCCGCCGTGCCAGGGATTTTCGATGGCTGGCCGTCGCGACCCGCATGATGCCCGGAACCAGCTTCCGTGGCAGTTTCTCGATGTTGTCGAGGCCATAGAACCTAAGGCGGTCCTGATTGAAAACGTCGTCGGTATCGGCCAAGACTTCGTCAAGAACGGCGCCAAGGCGCCCTTCCGGGAACTCGCGGAGGCGCTGGCTTCTACCGGTCCCAGGTACGTCGTGCAGCCCATGCGGTTGAACGCGATGCACTTCGGCGTCCCGCAGCATCGGCCACGGATGTTCCTCGTTGGTTTGCGGACCGATGTCGCTAGGGCCGCGGGGTTATCCGGTTCGCTCCCCTTCTATGTCTCCGGGCAGCTGCCGCCCTCGCCGCTTTGTCCCGTGCCCTCCGTCAATCGGCCGCTGACCGTACGACACGCTCTCTGGGACCTTGTGGACGTTGACGGCGAACTCCAGTACGCGGCCGATTGCGGCGACCTGTCCTATATGTGCTCGCCAGGGCGATACGCCTGGACGATGCGCTGTTCGCCGGAGTGGCTTCCCCCGGCCCTCCCGGAGGCTGCTCCTCCATCCCGCCCGCTGAACGCAACGCAACGTAAGCACTCGCCTCCCATCGAGCTGCGGTTCCGGCTGTACCAGTACTTCGACGCGGTCGGGATACGGCCTGGCCTCCTCAATGTCGCCGCCGACCCGGGCCTCGACGGAAACAGCCGCGTTGAAGTCGTCGAGCACTTCCTCAGGGCCGCGCCCGTTCCCGCCATTGCCCCAGACGGCACGGTGCTCGCGGAAAACAAGCAGGAGCTTGTTGCGCTCGTCGTCGCGGCTGCTACCAAGAAGCACTCGCAGCGCCCGATGCGCTGGGACGAGCCCTCACCGACGGTGATGAGCCTGCCCGACGACTTCGTCCACCCACGCTACCCGCGAACGTTTACCGTACGGGAACTCGCGCGCCTCCAGTCGTTCCCCGACAACTTTGAGTTCCGCTCGAAAGAGACGACCGGCTCCGAGCGGCGCAAATTTGAAGTGCCGCAGTACACCCAAGTGGGGAACGCCGTGCCGCCCTTGCTGGCCAAAGCTGTGGGCCAAACCCTTGCATCGCAAATTAGAAAGGCCAAGGATGCATAG
- a CDS encoding acyl-CoA dehydrogenase family protein — MRFRYDPETEAFREEVRQFIREHLPPEEERLRRGFEGGFRSPEEEKAYVMGFQRKLAERGWLAMAWPKEYGGGGASHMKQLVYNEEMAYAQAPVGNMGIAWVGPSLMLYGTEEQKRTFIPRIAQAQDWWCTLYSEPGAGSDLAALQTRAVRDGDDYVINGQKIWTSGGHLADWGWLAARTDPDAPKHKGITMFMVNMKSPGITVRPLINMANRHGFNEVFFEDVRVPATQVVGEVNRGWYHMAVALDFERSGIQAYAGGRRSVERLVALAKERPELVRRRPGIRHELADRAVEVNVGTFLAYRVATMQARGLVPNTEASASKLFGSELTQRIALTGMHLLGMAGQLRDGSPHMVIDQATGYLQAVSATIAAGTSEIQRGIIATRGLGLPRG; from the coding sequence ATGCGGTTCCGCTACGACCCTGAAACCGAGGCGTTCCGCGAGGAGGTTCGCCAGTTCATCCGTGAGCACCTGCCGCCGGAGGAGGAGCGGCTCCGCCGGGGCTTCGAGGGCGGGTTCCGCTCTCCCGAGGAGGAGAAGGCCTACGTGATGGGCTTCCAGCGGAAGCTCGCCGAGCGGGGCTGGCTGGCGATGGCCTGGCCGAAGGAGTACGGCGGCGGCGGCGCTTCGCACATGAAGCAGCTCGTCTACAACGAGGAGATGGCCTACGCGCAGGCGCCGGTCGGCAACATGGGTATCGCCTGGGTGGGCCCGAGCCTGATGCTCTACGGGACGGAGGAGCAGAAGCGCACGTTCATCCCCCGGATTGCGCAGGCGCAGGACTGGTGGTGCACGCTCTACAGCGAGCCGGGCGCGGGTTCGGACCTGGCGGCGCTGCAGACGCGGGCGGTCCGCGACGGCGACGATTATGTCATTAACGGCCAGAAGATTTGGACCTCAGGCGGGCACCTGGCCGACTGGGGGTGGCTGGCGGCGCGGACAGACCCGGATGCGCCGAAGCACAAGGGGATCACGATGTTCATGGTGAACATGAAGAGCCCGGGGATTACGGTGCGCCCGCTCATCAACATGGCGAACCGGCACGGCTTCAACGAAGTGTTCTTCGAGGATGTGCGGGTGCCGGCGACGCAGGTGGTGGGGGAGGTGAACCGGGGCTGGTACCACATGGCGGTGGCGCTTGATTTCGAACGCTCCGGCATCCAGGCGTATGCGGGCGGGCGGCGCTCGGTGGAGCGGCTGGTGGCGCTGGCGAAGGAGCGCCCGGAGCTGGTGCGGCGGCGCCCGGGCATCCGGCACGAGCTCGCTGACCGGGCGGTGGAGGTGAACGTGGGAACGTTCCTGGCGTACCGGGTGGCGACGATGCAGGCGCGGGGGCTGGTGCCGAACACGGAGGCGTCGGCCTCGAAGCTGTTCGGGAGCGAGCTCACGCAGCGGATTGCGCTGACGGGGATGCACCTGCTGGGGATGGCGGGTCAGCTCCGCGACGGGAGCCCGCACATGGTGATCGACCAGGCGACGGGCTACCTGCAGGCGGTGAGCGCGACGATTGCGGCAGGGACGAGCGAGATCCAGCGCGGGATTATCGCGACGCGCGGGCTCGGTCTGCCGCGCGGGTAG
- a CDS encoding YeeE/YedE family protein, producing the protein MPLILHDLEPLHWAVAGAGIALVTLALLSVTSHRLGVSTGFENVCALVVKAPYFGRDAIRGSNGWRLPLLGGLVLGGFLSAVLGGGWEPTWALGMFDTEIGWGPAGKLAWMFVGGLLIGFGTRLAGGCTSGHGIFGLSNLELPSLVSTVSFMAAGAVTTNLIYRVLV; encoded by the coding sequence ATGCCGCTGATACTGCATGACCTGGAGCCGCTGCACTGGGCGGTTGCCGGGGCGGGGATTGCGCTGGTGACGCTGGCGCTGCTGTCGGTGACGAGCCACCGGCTGGGGGTGTCGACGGGGTTCGAGAATGTGTGCGCGCTGGTGGTGAAGGCGCCGTACTTCGGGCGGGACGCCATCCGGGGGTCGAACGGGTGGCGGCTGCCGCTGCTGGGCGGGCTGGTGCTCGGCGGATTCCTTTCCGCCGTGCTGGGCGGTGGCTGGGAGCCGACGTGGGCGCTCGGGATGTTTGATACCGAAATCGGCTGGGGCCCGGCCGGGAAGCTCGCCTGGATGTTCGTCGGCGGGCTGCTGATCGGCTTCGGGACGCGGCTGGCCGGCGGGTGCACGAGCGGGCACGGGATTTTCGGGCTTTCGAACCTGGAGCTGCCGAGCCTGGTGTCGACGGTGAGCTTCATGGCGGCCGGGGCCGTCACGACGAACCTCATCTACCGCGTGCTGGTGTAA
- a CDS encoding helix-turn-helix domain-containing protein produces the protein MAHSDADVNVPRDLTPIAEAAAMFGVSRRTLERLVQQGQLRRFRRPGDRRTFVSLDEVNRGLGFREVPSKYEP, from the coding sequence TTGGCGCATAGCGACGCAGATGTCAACGTCCCCCGTGACCTCACGCCCATAGCGGAGGCTGCAGCCATGTTCGGCGTCTCCCGCCGCACACTGGAGCGCCTCGTCCAGCAGGGCCAGCTCCGCCGATTTCGCCGCCCCGGCGACCGGCGAACGTTCGTGTCGCTCGACGAGGTCAACCGCGGCCTGGGCTTCCGCGAAGTTCCCTCGAAATACGAGCCGTAG
- a CDS encoding DUF6691 family protein, with protein MAVFYLVLGTVFGFILSRSGAADYNYIQGMFLFEEFQLYGIIGTAVALTAPGIWLLKRYGKTLTGRPLVIERKAGHRGNVYGGILFGVGWSITGMCPGPVLVNVGEGKLYALAALAGVLVGAAIFGCSYRVLARPFRLPPLAVGTGEG; from the coding sequence ATGGCAGTGTTCTACCTGGTCCTGGGGACGGTGTTCGGCTTCATCCTGAGCCGCTCGGGGGCGGCGGATTACAACTACATCCAGGGGATGTTCCTGTTCGAGGAGTTCCAGCTCTACGGGATCATCGGCACGGCGGTGGCGCTGACGGCGCCGGGCATCTGGCTGCTGAAGCGGTACGGGAAGACGCTGACGGGGCGGCCGCTGGTCATCGAGCGGAAGGCGGGGCACCGGGGGAACGTGTACGGAGGCATCCTGTTCGGCGTGGGGTGGTCGATCACGGGGATGTGCCCGGGGCCGGTGCTGGTGAACGTCGGCGAGGGGAAGCTGTATGCGCTGGCGGCACTGGCGGGGGTGCTGGTGGGCGCGGCCATTTTCGGGTGCTCGTACCGGGTGCTGGCACGGCCGTTCCGCCTGCCGCCGCTGGCAGTGGGGACGGGCGAGGGCTGA
- a CDS encoding ABC transporter ATP-binding protein — MTEEALDLRAGRDLILRHLRARWPMLAVAFGAGLSWGLLRLVEPYLVGLAIDHAIVERDLGRLTRYVLAFIGVAAVLAACAGTRRYWAMRTSYRIETDLRLELYDRVNRLSFDYHDRTATGQLMSRGSADLREIQAFLVNIPINSAYLLMAVGAFVLLVMTSFTLAVLAMAVFPVVTWLSVRFFNRLEPGTERVQQDLADVASVTEETIAGARLVRAFGREEHEIGRMAEAAGRVRKDAMGVVRLRTVYGPLFFLLPGLGQLVVLAYGGWLVTDGKMTLGALVAALQYLGMLAWPVQSLGEMIASGQRAIVSAARVWNVLKEEPTVKERPHARPLPPGNGRIVFDRVTFGYRAGLPVLREFSLEVPAGRSVALVGATGSGKSTVARLLPRFYDVDDGQILLDGADIRTLRLRELRRSIGIVFEDTFLFSDTVRNNIAYGRLDATDEQIVRAAKLAHAHEFIEQLEHGYDTVVGEQGFSLSGGQRQRIAIARAILMEPRVLILDDATSSVDARMEEEIRTALREVMAGRTTLIISHRLSTIALADQVVLVDSGRVAATGTHEELLRSCPRYREVLGQVEAMAS, encoded by the coding sequence GTGACCGAGGAAGCTTTAGATCTGCGCGCGGGCAGGGACCTCATCCTGCGGCACCTGCGCGCGCGCTGGCCGATGCTGGCCGTGGCCTTCGGCGCGGGCCTGAGCTGGGGCCTGCTGCGGCTGGTAGAGCCATACCTCGTTGGGCTGGCGATCGACCATGCCATCGTGGAGCGGGACCTCGGCAGGCTGACGCGGTATGTGCTCGCGTTCATCGGCGTGGCGGCGGTGCTGGCGGCCTGCGCGGGCACCCGGCGGTACTGGGCGATGCGGACCAGCTACCGGATCGAGACCGACCTCCGGCTCGAGCTGTACGACCGGGTGAACCGGCTCTCGTTCGACTACCACGACCGGACGGCGACCGGGCAGCTGATGTCGCGGGGGAGCGCGGACCTGCGGGAGATCCAGGCGTTCCTGGTCAACATCCCGATCAACTCGGCCTACCTGCTGATGGCGGTCGGGGCGTTCGTCCTGCTGGTGATGACGAGCTTCACGCTGGCGGTGCTGGCGATGGCGGTCTTCCCGGTGGTGACGTGGCTGAGCGTCCGGTTCTTCAACCGGCTGGAACCGGGGACGGAGCGCGTGCAGCAGGACCTCGCGGACGTGGCGAGCGTGACGGAGGAGACGATCGCCGGGGCGCGGCTGGTCCGGGCGTTCGGGCGCGAGGAGCACGAAATCGGGCGGATGGCCGAGGCCGCGGGGCGGGTCCGGAAGGACGCAATGGGGGTGGTCCGGCTGCGGACGGTGTACGGGCCGCTGTTCTTCCTGCTGCCGGGTCTGGGGCAGCTGGTGGTGCTGGCGTACGGCGGCTGGCTGGTGACCGACGGGAAGATGACGCTGGGCGCGCTGGTGGCGGCGCTCCAGTACCTGGGGATGCTGGCGTGGCCGGTGCAGAGCCTCGGCGAAATGATCGCGTCGGGGCAGCGGGCGATCGTCTCGGCGGCGCGGGTCTGGAACGTGCTGAAAGAGGAGCCGACGGTGAAGGAGCGGCCGCACGCGCGGCCGCTGCCGCCCGGCAACGGCCGGATCGTGTTCGACCGGGTGACCTTCGGGTACCGGGCCGGGCTGCCGGTGCTGCGGGAGTTCTCGCTCGAGGTGCCGGCCGGGCGGTCGGTGGCGCTGGTCGGTGCGACGGGAAGCGGGAAATCGACGGTGGCGCGGCTGTTGCCGCGGTTCTACGACGTGGACGACGGGCAGATCCTGCTCGACGGGGCGGACATCCGGACGCTGCGGCTGCGGGAGCTGCGCCGGAGCATCGGCATCGTCTTCGAAGACACGTTCCTGTTCAGCGATACGGTGCGGAACAACATCGCCTACGGGCGGCTGGATGCGACGGATGAGCAGATCGTGCGGGCGGCGAAGCTGGCGCACGCGCACGAGTTCATCGAACAGCTGGAGCACGGCTACGACACCGTGGTCGGCGAGCAGGGGTTCTCGCTTTCAGGCGGCCAGCGGCAGCGGATTGCGATCGCGCGGGCGATCCTGATGGAGCCGCGAGTGCTGATCCTCGACGACGCGACCTCGAGCGTGGACGCGCGGATGGAGGAGGAGATCCGGACGGCGCTGCGGGAGGTAATGGCCGGGCGGACGACGCTCATCATCTCCCACCGGCTTTCGACGATTGCGCTGGCGGACCAGGTGGTGCTGGTGGACAGCGGGCGGGTGGCCGCGACGGGCACGCACGAGGAACTGCTGCGGAGCTGCCCGCGGTACCGGGAGGTGCTGGGGCAGGTGGAGGCGATGGCATCGTGA
- a CDS encoding alpha/beta hydrolase, which yields MDASALLDPEIAEALAGMPSFDGFTPEQLPALRAQREAMLAQVQLSDAVERRDLTVPGPPGAPDVVIRVHRPKGAAGLLPALYHMHGGGYVLGSRAMDDLRFDRWCPALSCVGISVEYRLAPETPYPGPLEDCYAGLRWVYEHAADLGIDRARLGIGGASAGGGLASALALLVRDRAEFPIAFQLLIYPMLDDRMTTPSSRWEVPVWTPRSNEAGWRAYLGPLFGGDVPPYAAAARAADLRGLPPAYLMVGSLDGFLDEDVDYAMRLTHAGVPADLRLYAGAPHGFDGLTPGTRLARLARRDMEEWLARQFAA from the coding sequence ATGGATGCCAGCGCCCTCCTCGACCCCGAAATCGCCGAAGCCCTCGCCGGCATGCCGTCGTTCGATGGCTTCACGCCGGAACAGCTCCCGGCGCTCCGCGCCCAGCGCGAAGCCATGCTCGCCCAGGTCCAGCTCTCCGACGCCGTCGAACGGCGTGATCTCACCGTGCCCGGCCCGCCCGGCGCCCCCGACGTGGTCATCCGCGTCCACCGCCCGAAGGGCGCCGCCGGCCTGCTCCCGGCGCTCTACCACATGCACGGCGGCGGCTACGTCCTCGGCTCCCGCGCCATGGACGACCTCCGCTTCGACCGCTGGTGCCCGGCCCTCTCCTGCGTCGGCATCTCCGTCGAATACCGCCTCGCCCCCGAAACGCCGTACCCCGGGCCGCTCGAAGACTGCTACGCCGGCCTCCGCTGGGTGTATGAACACGCCGCCGACCTCGGCATCGACCGCGCCCGGCTCGGCATCGGCGGCGCCTCCGCCGGCGGCGGGCTCGCCTCCGCTCTCGCCCTCCTCGTCCGCGACCGCGCCGAATTCCCCATCGCCTTCCAGCTCCTCATCTACCCCATGCTCGATGACCGCATGACCACCCCCTCCAGCCGCTGGGAGGTCCCCGTCTGGACGCCCCGCTCGAACGAAGCCGGCTGGCGCGCCTACCTCGGTCCGCTCTTCGGCGGCGATGTCCCGCCGTACGCGGCCGCCGCCCGCGCCGCCGACCTCCGCGGCCTTCCCCCGGCGTACCTCATGGTCGGCAGCCTCGACGGCTTCCTCGACGAAGACGTCGATTACGCCATGCGGCTTACCCACGCCGGGGTCCCGGCCGACCTCCGCCTCTACGCCGGCGCCCCGCACGGCTTCGACGGCCTCACCCCCGGCACCCGCCTCGCCCGGCTCGCCCGCCGCGACATGGAGGAATGGCTCGCCCGCCAGTTCGCCGCCTGA
- a CDS encoding class I SAM-dependent methyltransferase has translation MRQPASPMPSGSEPPLPGAAPRRRVVIDLGCGRRKKPGAIGLDIARVPGVDVIADVTRPLPLKDSSVDEVYASHLIEHVDDLLAFMGEVWRVCRPGALVYFRFPHGSTPFLTWKDPTHRRGVYLAMFEYFDPTTLDGQVWGYYHPAKFKIERRRLHFNLNFDTVRPGRVRAVLGWVFDRLANRDERWLYVCERWWGNWVGMEEAEIWLRVLKAGG, from the coding sequence GTGCGTCAGCCGGCTTCGCCGATGCCGTCCGGTTCGGAACCGCCCCTGCCGGGGGCGGCGCCGCGGCGCCGGGTGGTGATCGACCTCGGCTGCGGGCGGCGGAAGAAGCCGGGCGCCATCGGGCTCGATATCGCGCGGGTGCCGGGCGTCGATGTCATCGCCGATGTGACGCGTCCGCTGCCCCTGAAGGACAGCTCGGTCGACGAGGTGTACGCCTCGCACCTTATTGAGCACGTGGACGACCTGCTGGCGTTTATGGGGGAGGTGTGGCGGGTGTGCAGGCCGGGTGCGCTGGTGTACTTCCGCTTTCCGCACGGTTCGACGCCGTTTCTGACGTGGAAGGACCCGACGCACCGGCGGGGGGTGTACCTGGCGATGTTCGAGTACTTCGACCCGACGACGCTGGACGGGCAGGTGTGGGGGTACTACCACCCGGCGAAGTTCAAGATTGAGCGTCGGCGGCTGCACTTCAATTTGAATTTCGACACGGTGCGCCCGGGGCGGGTGCGTGCGGTGCTGGGGTGGGTGTTCGACCGGCTGGCGAACCGGGATGAGCGGTGGCTGTACGTGTGCGAGCGGTGGTGGGGGAACTGGGTTGGGATGGAGGAGGCGGAGATCTGGCTGCGGGTGCTGAAGGCGGGAGGGTGA
- a CDS encoding HhH-GPD family protein, which produces MKRPRKHWSLRETGRPLPPRDAIEDFQTRILAWAQEHGRDFPWRHVTDPYRVAITELLLQQTSATAVAKCWHDFFEHFPTPSALASASDDEIASAIGHLGLHQQRTRRIRALARWMAEHGNSLPTTREELEAVPGVGQYVASAVLAVCAGQPEPLLDVNMTRVIERYFGERTLADIRDDPWLQETARAAAPGARLGWAVLDFAASICRARAPRCSQCPIVMSCSSTSLPYES; this is translated from the coding sequence ATGAAGAGGCCGAGGAAGCACTGGTCGCTGCGGGAGACCGGGCGGCCGTTACCGCCTCGGGATGCCATCGAGGACTTTCAAACGCGCATCCTCGCGTGGGCCCAGGAGCACGGGCGGGATTTTCCTTGGCGGCATGTCACCGACCCGTACCGGGTGGCGATCACCGAACTGCTGCTGCAGCAGACATCGGCTACCGCAGTGGCGAAATGCTGGCACGATTTCTTCGAGCATTTCCCGACGCCTTCGGCGCTCGCATCGGCTTCCGATGATGAGATTGCCTCGGCCATCGGACATCTCGGCCTGCACCAGCAACGCACGCGCCGCATTCGCGCGCTCGCACGTTGGATGGCCGAGCACGGTAACAGCTTGCCGACAACCCGGGAGGAACTGGAGGCGGTCCCCGGGGTCGGCCAGTATGTCGCAAGCGCCGTCCTCGCCGTGTGCGCGGGACAGCCCGAACCGCTTCTTGACGTGAACATGACGCGCGTCATCGAGCGCTACTTCGGCGAGCGCACCCTCGCAGATATCCGAGACGACCCATGGCTCCAGGAGACGGCTCGAGCCGCGGCACCAGGTGCACGCCTTGGCTGGGCTGTGCTAGACTTCGCGGCATCTATTTGCCGAGCGCGGGCGCCGCGGTGCAGCCAGTGCCCGATTGTCATGAGTTGTTCGTCAACCAGCCTGCCTTATGAAAGTTAG
- a CDS encoding LLM class F420-dependent oxidoreductase — translation MQIGLMVEGQNGLTWERWLHILRLAERLGFPTLFRSDHYFIGPQQDSLEAYLSFAVAARETSRIRFGPLVSPVTFRTPVDVARMAAQIDLLSGGRFVMGLGAGWNEAEHRAYGIPFPPIGERFARLEEAIRLMKTLWSEGPADFDGRFYRLEGANLLPKPSPGRPPILIGGSGEKKTLRLVAMYADEWNAVNLSPEAYAQKAAVLERHCEAVGRDPATIRRSMMTFAVIGPDERTLDRATERMMRMWGAPAGTTPAQYREGLRARGMIVGGREAILEALGRYAEHGLQEVQFQHFLFDDDTVPEFLAAEVAPAAAGL, via the coding sequence ATGCAGATTGGACTGATGGTCGAAGGCCAGAACGGGCTGACGTGGGAGCGGTGGCTGCACATTCTGCGGCTGGCCGAACGGCTTGGGTTCCCGACACTGTTCCGGTCGGACCACTACTTCATCGGGCCGCAGCAGGATTCGCTGGAGGCGTACCTTTCGTTCGCGGTGGCTGCGCGGGAGACCTCGCGCATCCGGTTCGGGCCGCTGGTTTCGCCAGTGACGTTCCGGACGCCGGTGGATGTGGCGCGGATGGCGGCGCAGATCGACCTGCTGAGCGGCGGCCGGTTTGTGATGGGGCTGGGCGCGGGGTGGAACGAGGCGGAGCACCGGGCGTACGGCATCCCGTTCCCGCCGATCGGGGAGCGGTTCGCGCGGCTGGAGGAGGCGATCCGGCTGATGAAGACGCTCTGGAGCGAGGGGCCGGCGGATTTCGACGGGCGGTTCTACCGGCTGGAGGGCGCGAACCTGCTGCCGAAGCCTTCGCCGGGCCGGCCGCCCATCCTCATCGGCGGGAGCGGCGAGAAGAAGACGCTCCGCCTGGTGGCGATGTATGCGGACGAATGGAACGCGGTGAATCTCTCGCCGGAGGCGTACGCGCAGAAGGCGGCGGTGCTGGAGCGCCACTGCGAGGCAGTCGGACGGGACCCCGCGACGATCCGGCGGTCGATGATGACCTTCGCGGTCATCGGGCCGGATGAGCGCACACTGGACCGCGCGACGGAGCGGATGATGCGGATGTGGGGCGCACCGGCCGGAACGACGCCGGCGCAGTACCGGGAGGGACTGCGGGCGCGGGGGATGATCGTCGGCGGCAGGGAGGCGATTCTCGAGGCGCTCGGGCGGTACGCGGAGCACGGGCTGCAGGAGGTGCAGTTCCAGCACTTCCTGTTCGACGACGATACGGTGCCGGAGTTCCTCGCTGCGGAGGTTGCGCCGGCCGCGGCAGGGCTGTAA